A genomic window from Labeo rohita strain BAU-BD-2019 chromosome 6, IGBB_LRoh.1.0, whole genome shotgun sequence includes:
- the LOC127167283 gene encoding anti-sigma-I factor RsgI2-like isoform X2, producing MVPYSAIAPRPRSSKVPLSVTAPRPWSSKVPLSVTAPRPWSSKVPLSAIAPWPRPSSVSRSATAPRPRSSQVPLSAIAPWPRPSSVSRSATAPRPRSSEVPLSATALRSRSSSASLSVPAPRSRPTCSTWTWPSIPPPVLPLFPHPPGLLFERQESLLGGGDSVTPSQQREPSPQFCLHAPSAASTVTSCLSLFKDSPCAHFFAKYCQFHLPYQAFIILLCWITCCDLALFMDS from the exons atggtcccctactctgccattgctccacggccaaggtcctccaag gttccactgtctgtcacagctccacggccctggtcctccaaggttccactgtctgtcacagctccacggccctggtcctccaaggttccactgtctgctatTGCGCcatggcccaggccctccagtgtctcacggtctgccacagctccacggcccaggtcctctcaggttccactgtctgctatTGCGCcatggcccaggccctccagtgtctcacggtctgccacagctccacggcccaggtcctctgaggttccactgtctgccacagctctacggtccaggtcctccagtgcttcactgtctgtccctgctccacgatccag gcccacctgctctacatggacctggccctccatcccaccccctgttttgcctctgttcccccacccacctggactgttgtttgagcgccaggagtcgctcctaggggggggggattctgtaacgccaagccagcagagggagccctcaccccagttctgcttgcatgctccctctgctgcttctactgtcacttcctgtttgtcactatttaaggactcaccatgtgctcacttctttgcgaagtattgccagtttcacctgccttaccaagcgtttataatattactctgttggattacctgttgcgaccttgctttgtttatggactcttga
- the LOC127167283 gene encoding anti-sigma-I factor RsgI2-like isoform X1, which produces MVPYSAIAPRPRSSKVPLSTIAPWPWSSKVPLSVTAPRPWSSKVPLSVTAPRPWSSKVPLSAIAPWPRPSSVSRSATAPRPRSSQVPLSAIAPWPRPSSVSRSATAPRPRSSEVPLSATALRSRSSSASLSVPAPRSRPTCSTWTWPSIPPPVLPLFPHPPGLLFERQESLLGGGDSVTPSQQREPSPQFCLHAPSAASTVTSCLSLFKDSPCAHFFAKYCQFHLPYQAFIILLCWITCCDLALFMDS; this is translated from the exons atggtcccctactctgccattgctccacggccaaggtcctccaaggttccactgtctaccattgctccatggccctggtcctccaaggttccactgtctgtcacagctccacggccctggtcctccaaggttccactgtctgtcacagctccacggccctggtcctccaaggttccactgtctgctatTGCGCcatggcccaggccctccagtgtctcacggtctgccacagctccacggcccaggtcctctcaggttccactgtctgctatTGCGCcatggcccaggccctccagtgtctcacggtctgccacagctccacggcccaggtcctctgaggttccactgtctgccacagctctacggtccaggtcctccagtgcttcactgtctgtccctgctccacgatccag gcccacctgctctacatggacctggccctccatcccaccccctgttttgcctctgttcccccacccacctggactgttgtttgagcgccaggagtcgctcctaggggggggggattctgtaacgccaagccagcagagggagccctcaccccagttctgcttgcatgctccctctgctgcttctactgtcacttcctgtttgtcactatttaaggactcaccatgtgctcacttctttgcgaagtattgccagtttcacctgccttaccaagcgtttataatattactctgttggattacctgttgcgaccttgctttgtttatggactcttga
- the LOC127167283 gene encoding anti-sigma-I factor RsgI2-like isoform X3, whose protein sequence is MVPYSAIAPRPRSSKVPLSTIAPWPWSSKVPLSVTAPRPWSSKVPLSAIAPWPRPSSVSRSATAPRPRSSEVPLSATALRSRSSSASLSVPAPRSRPTCSTWTWPSIPPPVLPLFPHPPGLLFERQESLLGGGDSVTPSQQREPSPQFCLHAPSAASTVTSCLSLFKDSPCAHFFAKYCQFHLPYQAFIILLCWITCCDLALFMDS, encoded by the exons atggtcccctactctgccattgctccacggccaaggtcctccaaggttccactgtctaccattgctccatggccctggtcctccaaggttccactgtctgtcacagctccacggccctggtcctccaag gttccactgtctgctatTGCGCcatggcccaggccctccagtgtctcacggtctgccacagctccacggcccaggtcctctgaggttccactgtctgccacagctctacggtccaggtcctccagtgcttcactgtctgtccctgctccacgatccag gcccacctgctctacatggacctggccctccatcccaccccctgttttgcctctgttcccccacccacctggactgttgtttgagcgccaggagtcgctcctaggggggggggattctgtaacgccaagccagcagagggagccctcaccccagttctgcttgcatgctccctctgctgcttctactgtcacttcctgtttgtcactatttaaggactcaccatgtgctcacttctttgcgaagtattgccagtttcacctgccttaccaagcgtttataatattactctgttggattacctgttgcgaccttgctttgtttatggactcttga